The Henckelia pumila isolate YLH828 chromosome 2, ASM3356847v2, whole genome shotgun sequence genome includes a window with the following:
- the LOC140877942 gene encoding uncharacterized protein — protein sequence MTARKLRPYFLSHHVVVLTNSPIGMILTHADISGRLVKWTTELSEYDIQYEPRAAIKAQALADFLAETKHMEEQGLWKVYVDGSSNNEGCGVGVLLISPHGDEIRLAVRLDFRASNNEAEYEAVLIGLRAAKQAGAARVHLYSDSQLVAQRVNGTYEVKNEKLKEYIRTIEEVRGLFDEVMFEQFPRESNEKVDSLAKMASSLHNWKNKEVVVQVELTPSTKLTPLAQDESDWRKELLEYMEKGELPKDPKKAYRLMQKSLLFVMMEGVLYKRSFSGPLLKCLSPKEAHYVLKEIHEGCCGNHLGSYSLARKVLLAGYFWPTILKEALSLVVSCDICQRHSRLQHQPAALMKGIVAACPFDQWEIDILGPFPPAPAQKKFLLVAIDYFSKWVEAEALARITEGEVLKFL from the coding sequence ATGACGGCCAGAAAGCTCAGACCTTATTTCCTATCACATCATGTTGTGGTGTTAACTAATAGTCCTATTGGAATGATATTAACTCATGCTGACATTTCGGGACGATTGGTGAAGTGGACTACTGAACTCAGCGAATATGATATTCAATATGAACCAAGAGCAGCGATTAAAGCTCAAGCATTGGCTGATTTTTTAGCTGAAACAAAACACATGGAAGAACAGGGCTTATGGAAGGTGTATGTTGATGGTTCTTCTAACAATGAAGGATGTGGAGTGGGGGTGCTGCTGATATCCCCTCATGGAGATGAGATCAGGTTAGCAGTTAGGTTGGATTTTCGAGCTTCTAATAATGAGGCAGAGTATGAGGCCGTGTTAATTGGCCTCCGAGCAGCTAAACAAGCTGGAGCAGCTAGGGTGCACCTCTACTCTGATTCACAATTAGTAGCTCAGCGGGTGAATGGAACGTACGAAGTTAAAAATGAAAAGTTGAAGGAATACATAAGAACGATAGAGGAAGTTCGGGGTCTCTTTGATGAGGTAATGTTTGAACAATTTCCGAGGGAAAGCAATGAAAAGGTCGATTCTCTTGCCAAGATGGCTAGCTCACTTCATAATTGGAAAAACAAAGAGGTAGTCGTGCAAGTGGAGTTAACACCCTCTACTAAGCTCACACCATTAGCTCAGGACGAGAGTGACTGGAGAAAAGAGCTCTTGGAATACATGGAGAAGGGTGAATTACCAAAGGATCCAAAGAAGGCATATCGGTTGATGCAGAAGAGTCTCCTATTTGTGATGATGGAGGGAGTTCTTTACAAGAGGTCATTTTCTGGGCCTCTTCTCAAATGTTTGAGCCCTAAGGAAGCTCATTATGTCCTGAAAGAGATACACGAGGGGTGTTGCGGCAATCACTTGGGTTCTTATTCTTTAGCCCGTAAAGTGCTCTTAGCAGGATATTTTTGGCCTACTATTCTAAAAGAGGCTCTATCCTTGGTGGTTTCCTGTGATATCTGTCAGCGACATAGCAGACTTCAGCACCAACCAGCGGCATTAATGAAGGGGATAGTGGCAGCATGTCCCTTTGATCAGTGGGAAATTGATATTTTGGGTCCTTTCCCTCCAGCCCCAGCTCAGAAAAAATTCTTATTGGTTGCCATTGATTATTTCTCCAAGTGGGTAGAGGCGGAGGCCTTGGCGCGAATTACTGAAGGAGAAGTTCTGAAGTTTCTATGA
- the LOC140877941 gene encoding uncharacterized protein: protein MEDNFRELGYKPGLEDALGKSPRKLGGRAPSVLWSYRTTPRIGTGETPFTLVYGNKAVLPVEIGEESARIIFYDEKNGERRMEDLEFLEEKREAVAIGMEAYKSRIARSYNRRVRRKGFQVGDLVLRRVQDAAVGP from the exons ATGGAAGACAATTTTAGGGAGCTCGGGTACAAGCCTGGT CTTGAAGACGCGCTTGGGAAAAGCCCAAGGAAATTGGGTGGAAGAGCTCCTAGTGTGTTATGGTCATATCGTACTACACCGAGAATTGGGACTGGAGAGACTCCATTTACTCTGGTATATGGAAATAAGGCAGTCCTACCAGTAGAGATTGGAGAAGAGTCAGCTCGGATCATTTTCTATGATGAGAAAAATGGAGAAAGGAGAATGGAAGACTTAGAATTTCTGGAGGAAAAGAGAGAAGCTGTTGCCATCGGAATGGAGGCGTACAAGAGCAGGATAGCTCGATCCTATAATCGTCGGGTGCGCAGGAAGGGATTTCAGGTAGGAGATTTGGTACTCAGAAGAGTTCAAGATGCGGCTGTAGGCccttga